The Rhinolophus sinicus isolate RSC01 linkage group LG15, ASM3656204v1, whole genome shotgun sequence region TCCTTGTAGATATTACAAAGAAACAGGATGGACATTTTGATACACCACCACATTTATTTGCTAAGGTAAGAAGTTTTTATAAGAACCCTCATTTGTAAATTAATGTTTGAAAGAGGGTTGTGGGTTTTTTCCTAAAACTATGGAAATCACAATTACATGTGTTCACTTAAAAGAATTAAGACCTTGTAATTCTTAGGTGTCACACCATTGATTATAATTATTCTTAAGTTCTGTTTGCCTGAATTCTCTCTGTTCCCTAGTAGAAGTTTGAGCTATAATATTAGGTAGGTAGGAGAAGACATTTGGTATTTTCATCTGGTCAACTTTTCCAAATtggtaacattttaattattaaaatgataatatttgtaaCAGTAGATGTGCTTTCGTGTAATTCTTTAGGTAAAAGAAGTAGACCAGAGTGGGGAATGGTTCAAGGAAGGAATGAAATTGGAAGCTATAGACCCATTAAATCTTTCCACAATATGTGTCGCAACTATTAGAAAGGTAAGAGAATGGcttttaaaacatagaaatgcAGTAATAGAAACGGGGTTTAAGGTAACAGGAGAAGGAGGCCTCTAACATACTCATTTTGACATAAAATGTGTGTGTCTGGATCTTTACTAGGGAGAAGGTCACTagtaatttcaaaatgaatttgaattCTCTCATCAGAAGTCCTCTGTTTATATAGCTTGTTGTTATCTTGAGTCTGCTACCTTTATTTGGGTCTCTGGGTGAAGACTTTTTAGGAGTTCATTATATAAGAATAGTATTTCTTCTGTTAAGtgtaaactatttcaaaataaaatattgttaaatatttttaatgtactggAAAATGGGAGTGCAAGAGATGGTGTTTTGGAGCAAGGTACCAGTGGTGAAGTATGTCTCGCGGGGGAACAACAATCTGAGGTGCAAAGGAAGGAATGTGAGGACCCTCCACAGCCAGCCTTAGTTTCTGTCATAGAGGAGCATGGTTACCTGCAGCATAAGAGAGGGAAAGTTGGAGCTTGAAGAAGGTGTAAAGGATTTGGAAAAACTCCTCCTTATGTGATAaatccaaaggaaagaaagaaagttattACTGAATAGGATTTAGATAGAGCCCAGCCAAGACTGGACAGTTACATTGTAAAAGAGCACTCAGCCCAGTTTCGTTTCGCAGCAGCAGACAGCCTTAGCCATTGATAAAGGCACTGTTTTCCTCGACATCTGAAATCACTTCTGTGTAACCCTGCTTTTGTTTATGGTGCACAGTAGAATTTACATAGATTTTCCgttataatttctattatttaacataatttaatgaAGGTGCATTTTGCACTTTTAAGAGCCCTTTATGTAATAGGTTTTCCATTCTTGTAGTATGTCACTGAAAAGATCATTTTTGTAATAGTGGTACCTAATTTCAAGTATGTGGAATTCTCTTAAAAGGTGCTAGCTGACGGATTCCTGATGATTGGGATCGATGGCTCAGAAGCAGCAGATGGATCTGACTGGTTCTGTTATCATGCAACCTCCCCTTCTATTTTCCCTGTTGGTTTCTGTGAAATTAACATGATTGAACTTACTCCACCTAGAGGTACTTCGTCCTAATACAAACACTGGGTTGTCATTCTTGCTTGTTTTACATGGTATCTGTTTACAACATTTAACATAGCCCTAAATTTCTTGCTGTGtgaatatataatatgtgtatatattgcacacataagtatatgtatacataacaAGAGCTGTGGGGTGCTCTAAAAATGTAAAGCACTGTATTCCAGCTAGCTTTAATACACTACATTAGGATAGAATGTTTTCCTGAGCTACTGTACATCTTATAATATGAACTAGTATTCTTAGGCACTGTTGAGGTGGTGATGTAGGCTCAAGAGGCTATTGCAtgcataaactttttaaaaaatagatacttCAGATTTGGAGGAAAAGCAAGGTTCCACTTGTAGATTCccatgtgactttttaaaaaaagatatacccTTAAATAGCTCTCGGGGCTCAATCAGTAACTGTCCTAATTTCAGTATCTAAGCCTTGggtttttctcttaaaaaggaGGAAAGCCAAAACCAGAGGTctgtaaaaatagtattttcccagccagttttctttcttgcaaagaaagaaaaatatcactggAAAGTGTTCAATGCTAGACTATTCTGAGCCTAGGATtgaaaaaagcaaaagtctgTACTACTTATGGTGGACAGAACACAGGAGAGTCACTTTTGCATTAGCATAAGTAGTTACACCAGTATCTGtctagaaaagaaggaaaaccctTATAACGTGGAGGAATTATTGGGCTCAGCAGTATTATAGCCTGAGTTAAAAATTTATCATATAACCTAAAATTGGAGATTTTAAGTGTGCTGAGTtactttttttctgcattttagtATTATGCTAATTTTAAGTGAACTGCTCCTAAAACCTTTTGTGTCTTTCAGGTTACACAAAACTTCCTTTTAAATGGTTTGACTACCTCAGGGAAACTGGCTCCATTGCAGCACCAGTAAAACTATTTAATAAGGTAAATTTAAATGATGGCATAAGTCTGTAGAATTTTTTTGATACCACACAAGTGTAAATCATTGTTGATCAAAATGTCTTTGCTTTATGTTAGGATTTCATAGTGGagattaatataaataaatatggagtACTAAAACAATGTAAACGTTACCTAGGACGTGAAACTTGTTTCcaaagtttgtttcattttttaatctgagtaaaatagaaatgaatacaTTGCCTAGCTAGTTCTTAAATGCTTCACCTTCACATATTTCAATAACTAAAGAATTactggggattttttttgtttaaatgatgTTAATTTGGTTATGTTTTGGTTACATTGCTTCCCCTTTTTTCCTGTCTTAGTGATAGTAGAATTGTACATTCTTCTTCTCACCAGTGTTAATGTTTTGCCTCTCCATGTCAGGATGTTCCAAATCACGGATTTCGTGTAGGAATGAAATTAGAAGCAGTAGATCTCATGGAGCCCCGTTTAATATGTGTAGCCACAGTAACTCGAATTATTCATCGTCTCTTGAGGATACATTTTGATGGATGGGAAGAAGAGTATGATCAGTGGGTAGACTGTGAGTCTCCTGACCTCTATCCTGTAGGGTGGTGTCAATTAACTGGATATCAACTACAGCCTCCAGCATCACAGTGTAAGTTGGTATACAGAAAAGGTGTCCTTTTGTAAAAATCAGCAATTCTCCAGAGGACTATGTCACATAAATCATCTTGTGAGCTCACAGGACAAGAATATACCTATGTCTGATTGGTTGCCAGGTAAGACCTTAAGACTCAACAACAATATCACAGAATCAGACCATGTGTACCATGGCTGTGTGAATTCGATAGTCAGTTACATAATGACTATAGAAACATATCAGTAAGAGTACTCACCCAATTAGACttattttaatgagtttaaaACTATAGGCTAAAAATGTTACTGGTATATAATAAGTGCTTATTGACTAAATAGAGGAATCTGTCATGGTTTTACTGGAACAAGTACCCTTATTTCCAAAGCATTACGTACTTTTATAAGCATAATGATCTTGGTAAAGATAGTTCATCTAAGTTGTATCTATAGTTGTAAACAATTATCTGgtaccaatatttttttttttttaacagcatcGAGAGAAAGCCAATCAGGTTCATcgaaacagaagaaaaaggctAAGTCCCAGCAATACAAAGGACATAAGAAAAGTGGGTCACCATATGGTGTTTATATACATTTCCTAAATTGTTAACCACTTGAGGTCACAGTATTCTTGCACAGAAAACGATATCCCATGTGAGCTGATGAGTATGCGTTGTGTACTATGCTTAAAGGTGCAGTATGCCATAAAAGGCAAACATTTTCAATAATGAGAAACTTTTTAATTGACGGAATAAATGATTAccataacatttaaaacatatggTAAAGAACAGCCtacaaatgatttttgaaatagTACGTAAACCTACTGAAAACTCTcctttaaaacctttttattaaaaaatttaaaaagcagatgcTTGATGCTTCCAGTAGACTTGGAGCCTAATAAACCCATCCTTCTTATAAACCAGAACTCTTTAGAATGATCCTTAAAAGAAATTCAAGTTGACTAAGTCAGGCTTAagtacatttttctaaatatgctatctatatttttccttataatgaATGATTATGGtgttaatagccaaaataatataaaatatattgatagCTCTACTTGATTCTTGTAAAATCTTGTTCCCCAGCATAGAAAGCCACAGATTCTCTTCATGAAGCTTGTCATGGACTATTTCAGTCTGAGATTATTTTCAtgtaaagatatgaaaataaaaagtacatttgaAGATTAAAACTAAAACAGGTTTGTTTCCAGCTAACTTGCCAAATGTTCAAATAAGTGCTAATCTGTCTCGTTAACAACCAAGAGACTTACCTTTCTGATTATGgttgtttctttataaatttttttcagtggGGAACTTAAAGCCACTTCATTGGTACTTTAGTTTCCTCCCAGTGTGAAGCCCTGCTCAGCCTCACAGTAGTGATAACCTTCAGGCCTATCTGTTACCCTCTCTTTTCTGTTATAGGCATAAGCTTCCCATAGGTCTAGAAGTATTTTGCCCACTAGCCATTTGCCACATTTGTTATTCACCTAAAGGAACTTTCGACAGCATTGCCAGACTGGGCATATCAAAGTGATTTCCCATTTATCTCGAAACAATTAGGAAGAAATCACATGGGAACTTGCCTAGTAGACTAACTATAATAGATGTGATCCCTAAGCTTTCTGGATGGTTGACTAACAGAGGTGGTTTAAACCTGTCTTTTCCCTTTCTATTTATTGGACAAGACTTTGAGATTTCAGAAGTTTATTTCCAAGATATTGAAttaaagttttttattatttGGTGGCTTTGTAAGGTATACTCTTCAGAACTAATTTCTGAGCATAGTATACACAGTTCACATACCTCCTTCAGGGTGACTTTTGCAGGGTTTGTTTCTAGCTTATGGGCTTTAATGATTTTCAATTAATGGGTTATggacatagaaataaatatgaaattaatgaAGTGATAATATCAGTACCCCAGTTTTTAGTGACATTTAACATCATCAGATTTCTTGATTAGCTGGAAAAAGTGAATTTAGCTGTAAGTATAATGTGTTTtaactataatattttaatagcttttaatATTATGGCATCATCTCTGATGCCTTTAAATTGTCCTTTggacatagaaagaaaaagaactatggACACACAATCCTCTATTAGTAAATCCTTGGGGCTAGATGTGTTTGGGATTTAGAATTTTCtggattttagaaaaatacagtttGTATAGCATGTATTATGCTACCCTTTGCATATTCTGGAGCATTTTCTGaagcaaaatacacataaatgtttacattaaatgggccaaataaagattataaatagTATTACCAACTGAGGTCTGGCTTTGTTACCAAAGTTTTACCACAAAACCTTTGAATTTTGGAGTTGAGAATAAGGAATTGTAGTGCCATGTGAATGAAAAAAGAAGCAGTCTTCGTTGTAAGGGTACTGTtgctccttttatttatttattttttttactcagGAAATCGTTTATTAGAAATTTTGCCCACAAAACTTTACTTACCCAAATATGGAAGAATTTGGGATCCAGAAACCTAGGTCATCCATTGCTCGCGTGCAGATTTATATCACTAACAGATAGGCCACAAAACctattatttgttttaagtttgCCTACAGATTATTATATTCTGGTTCTATTGTTTCATCTTCTAGCTCTTCGGTCTTTTCTGTACCTAAAATCAGTATGTTCTTTGgtagtgtttattttttacagaactagacaAGTTAATGGGCTTCATTATTCTTAGCTTGTTTTGTAATGAGCTGTGTTCTTGCTATGAAGGGATAACTATTAACTAGTGCTTTGGAAAAATAAGTAATGTTCTGCCAAGAGGATGTGCTCATGTGATCTGTTGTGTGCACGTGATCTGTCCAATCTGAGAAGCCTTTTTTTCTCAAGGTTTAGTTATTCTAGAGCCGGCAAACCAGCCCTGATTTCTGTACCATCTTCAGGGGCTATTATAAGTAGTAGAGAGTTGGAGCTTCTCCTTGTGTTTTTACCTCTTAAGTGTAGTACATTAGAAAAAGTCTAAATGATTGCTACCTGTGATTCAGCTTTGGCAGTTGCGAGTTGAATGTGTACTCACTAGTAGCTTAGTTTCCAGATCATCTTACATAGGAATACTGTCTGGCTTTGATTTGTCTTTTAGCCCTGATTTTGTAAAGCATAATTTCTGATTGCCCTTGCCTGGGTCATTTGTATactctggaagaaaacaaaatttatagtCACAAAGATTCGTAAGTatccttcactttcagcctgacTAATGCAATGTGCTTGGTTGTTCAATATTTGCAAAGTTTAGAGTATCTTTTTCTGTGAGTGAAAGCATTGTTTAAGTCTGAAAGCTTATGGTTGCTTATGAAATATAACCAGTGGGTGTTTCAAAAGAAATTAGATTGCTTTAGAACTTGCAGGCAACAAgctttacattttagaaatgctttTCAGAATAAGAATTATAAGTGTTTTTGAAAATAGTGGATTGTAAGTAAGCCAAAAGTTAGGGGAGCACAtttcatatcagtgaaatcctgcCACCCAGATAAAAGTGTTTGATTTCTCCCTGAAGGCCAGTGTTTGGGCTTATATGGGCAGTGAAATGCTACCCTACAAGTAGGGTTTTAAAACCCTCTCTTCCATTGGATTTTCAAACCCCCTCAAGCTGAAattttcttgaaggaaattagCTAGCTGTTCTCTACACTGAATGCTCTCTATAGTTCATTTTGCTCTTtcgttttaaatttatttgcGAGTCAGGGAGCAGGATTACCAGACTCCCAGAGACTAGAAGTAAGCTCCTGCATCATCCTCCCCcgaaacatacacatacatacactccTTGTTTTCAGAAATACAAACCTTGCATAGTTGGTTCTCTTTTCAGAGTACCCTATGCAACACAACCTTTCCTAGTAATATAATGCACTTTTCTTGCCACGCATGTAAGTAAAAGCTTACTTTAGTTTGACTTGATATTTAGAGAGGAAGATGCCAATTGGGAAGAAGCCTGTCAGTTTGTCGAGCCTGCCCATGACAGGTGGGGTGCGGAGGAGCTTCTCTGGTGACGAAGAGTTGACTCCTCCTCCATATCGAACCCTTCCAGCACAGACAGCCCTGGAGGCCTTCCCACCTCCCAGCACTAGCCAAGAGTTCAGTCCCAGCCTCAAAACAGGTAATTAGTCACATCAGCACCTCAGGTACTACAGAGGGTAAAAGTCTGGGTAGGGGGGTGGGAGACAAAGCATGGTCTGGCATGACAGGTGCTGactcattaaattttctttttctttcaactgaAAAATTCATTTTCACTAGTCCTTCGTTGGTAGTCATTTCACTAAGATGAATCATCAGGgaaggatttttattttgttctaaacCATTTCTGAGCTTCAAATTAGGGTAAAGCTATAATTTCAGTTTATGGAATTGTGAGACAACTTGGACTGTTTCTTGGTTTCATTAAAATGGTTGCACATTTGCATTGCAGAATTCTGTGTGACTTGACCTGGTGGAGAACTACACTACTAGGGATCGATCTGATTAGTCAGATCCAAAGATGAGGCTTTGTTCATAGCATTCCATAGTGTCTCATTCATTAGAAAGGAGACATGTTTTGTGTTCCGGTGTAATTTTGGTTCTGGTAGACATTTACCAGATGTAGACATAGGGTAAATTTTGGTTCTGGTAGACATATTCCTTAGTTGAATAACATGGACTTGGAAATACAATACCTGTATAATTTTGGTTTTGAACTTGAGTgaaatttatttccataatttcaTGTTTATGTATGTACAGTGGTTAATTGAGTGAactaatttaatttgaatttaattggTTAGGCCAAGCGGGTAGATTGTAAGGAAGACTACAAAAGGTTTTGCCCCTTGTAATTGCTAAGAACAAATATGTTATCATACAATATCATAAAGACTTCACTTGCATGTGGTGAACTTTAGACATGAGTACAGATCAGATAGCTTGAAAACCAAAGTTGTATCTGCCTTGGCGTATATTTTCCATATCCTAACTATTGCTTTTAAACCAAATTGTTTTATCTAATCATTCTTTAAAATGCCTTCTATACATTGAAAACCCAGGTGGGACTTAATACCTAgctctgttttcttctcattcctctgtttgctaatttttttgtttgttgggtaATATTTTTGTGCCTcaagttttcagtcttttttttttctattttaagatgTGTTCTTTAGCTTTTGCCTCCCTATATCAGTGTATTAGATCATTTTGATCATTCCCAGTCTGTTTCTCTAGAGGAAATTACTATACCTCTTTTGtgtatggaaaaaaatagattagGACTGCAAATCCTAAGCTTATCTGCTCTTTAACGGAAAAACTTTCAAAGTctatttaaagagcattttag contains the following coding sequences:
- the MBTD1 gene encoding MBT domain-containing protein 1 isoform X11; this encodes MEGFSWGNYINSNSFIAAPVTCFKHAPMGICWGDISENVRVEVPNTDCSLPTKVFWIAGIIKLAGYNALLRYEGFENDSGLDFWCNICGSDIHPVGWCAASGKPLVPPRTIQHKYTNWKAFLVKRLTGAKTLPPDFSQKVSESMQYPFKPCMRVEVVDKRHLCRTRVAVVESVIGGRLRLVYEDSEDRTDDFWCHMHSPLIHHIGWSRSIGHRFKRSDITKKQDGHFDTPPHLFAKVKEVDQSGEWFKEGMKLEAIDPLNLSTICVATIRKVLADGFLMIGIDGSEAADGSDWFCYHATSPSIFPVGFCEINMIELTPPRGYTKLPFKWFDYLRETGSIAAPVKLFNKDVPNHGFRVGMKLEAVDLMEPRLICVATVTRIIHRLLRIHFDGWEEEYDQWVDCESPDLYPVGWCQLTGYQLQPPASQSSRESQSGSSKQKKKAKSQQYKGHKKKRKMPIGKKPVSLSSLPMTGGVRRSFSGDEELTPPPYRTLPAQTALEAFPPPSTSQEFSPSLKTVTALQLKEELIDGEDYNFLQGASDQESNGSANFYIKQEP
- the MBTD1 gene encoding MBT domain-containing protein 1 isoform X12, with amino-acid sequence MGICWGDISENVRVEVPNTDCSLPTKVFWIAGIIKLAGYNALLRYEGFENDSGLDFWCNICGSDIHPVGWCAASGKPLVPPRTIQHKYTNWKAFLVKRLTGAKTLPPDFSQKVSESMQYPFKPCMRVEVVDKRHLCRTRVAVVESVIGGRLRLVYEDSEDRTDDFWCHMHSPLIHHIGWSRSIGHRFKRSDITKKQDGHFDTPPHLFAKVKEVDQSGEWFKEGMKLEAIDPLNLSTICVATIRKVLADGFLMIGIDGSEAADGSDWFCYHATSPSIFPVGFCEINMIELTPPRGYTKLPFKWFDYLRETGSIAAPVKLFNKDVPNHGFRVGMKLEAVDLMEPRLICVATVTRIIHRLLRIHFDGWEEEYDQWVDCESPDLYPVGWCQLTGYQLQPPASQSSRESQSGSSKQKKKAKSQQYKGHKKKRKMPIGKKPVSLSSLPMTGGVRRSFSGDEELTPPPYRTLPAQTALEAFPPPSTSQEFSPSLKTVTALQLKEELIDGEDYNFLQGASDQESNGSANFYIKQEP